CAGGTACCTGAGAGAACTCGAGAGGCACCCTGATCTCGAACTCGCACTCCGTAGGTCGTTGGAGTTCGCCGAACGGCTCGGATTCTCCGAAGAAGCCAAGCTCGCCAGAAAGCTCTCTCACGAGCACCTGGGAGCTTCGATCGCCATGCTCAGTCGAACAGTTTTCGCGGTATCGTGGGAACACGACCCGCGAGCCGATGTCGATCTCCCTGTGTTCTACAGCTCCTTCCCGGAAATCATTTCAGGAATCTTCGAATTCAGTGTGGATGGGGATTGAGAAATGTGTGAGTTCACCGTCAAGCTAGGTGGTGAGGTGATCGCGGAGGACGTCCTATATCTGGAGGTGATGGAGGATGGTGTCTTACTGCGTGACGTGATGGGTGAGGAGAAGGTGGTCGAAAGTGCCCGGATCAAGCGCATCGACATGGACGAGCACGTGGTGGAGCTCGAGCGCTGACCTCCAGCTCAGGTCCCGACCCCGGTCGCCGAGGATCGTTATGTATACCATAACGGTTAGGATGGGGCTCGGCGCTCATGGGGCTCATCACCGCTCGGCCGGCCTGGAAGTCATCATCGCCCGAACTAGATCCTTCGCCGCTTCTATGGGATCCTGCGCTTCCGTGATCGCCCTGCCGATTATCTCGAAATCCGCACCCGCTCGCACCCCGTCACCGGGTGCCGCTCCCTGAGCCCCTACACCCGGGCTGACGATGAGCTTATCGGTGATCTTCCGGACCTCCAGGACTCTCTCGGGCCTCGTCGCCGGGGCTACGTACCCGATAACACCGTCGATATCGTCGCATGCTTTAACGATGTCCTGGCAGGCTCGATCGTAGAACTCCCGCGCCCCCGGGTGACTCATCGTGGCTACTACGAACACCGGTAGTACTCTCGCACATTCCTCGACGACGTCCGGACCTACGAATCCGTGGATTATGGTAGCGTCAGCACCGGCTTCGCTCACGCGCTCGACGATCGACCTCGATATCTCCGGAATGTCCGCCGTTTTCAAATCCACGAGCAAGAACGACTCCTCTAGAACTCCGGCGACCCGCTCTATACCTGCTACCCCCTCGGCCAGCACCACCTCGTACCCTACTTTGAACCCGTCGACGTACCCGTCGAGGGTTTCCGCTATCTCAACCGCACGATCCGGTGATACGTCTAGTGCAACGATCAGGCGCGTATCGGGTTCGAGCACATGATCGCCCCCGTCAGCAGTTCCGCGGCGTGGTACCCGAGGTCGAAGGCGATGACGGCGAGTGCCGTGACGTCGTCCAGGATCCCGAGTGCCCAGGTCACCACGGCCCCGATCTTGAGTACGGGTCGCAATCCTGTGGGTTCGACTGGGTGAATGACCTCGTCCAGAGTCGCTAGAACCGTGATGACCAGCAAGATGAGTGGGGTTACTTCGGTGCGCATGATCAGGACGCCGAGAGCTATGATAGCGGCGGCCACGAGGTGGGAGATTTCGTCGAGCTTACCGGCGACGGCGTTACCGAGGACCAGCCCTAGATACAGGTCAGGCCTTACCCCGGTGGTCACAGAAGCCAGGGCCGCGGCCGCCGCCACGAGCCCGCACAGTAGTGCCCACTGTGGCCGGCTCAGCTCATCTACCAAGTCGTCTGTGATCTTCAGCGCGAATCCGGACACCGCCGCCAACTCAGGCCCAATCATACGATCCCCAGCCGCTGCATCACACCGGATGCGAGTAGTGGGAAGATTACCAGGTAGTCACCTACGATGGTGACCACATCGGCGTCTTCTCGCACCTTCTCCCACGATTTACCTTCCTCAAGGGGCGCACCACTGAGACTCCCTGTTTCGGGTCTATCCATCGTGATCTGAACGGCGTAGTCAAGGCCACCTCGAAGCATCGCGGCCCCCATCGCGAAGTGCTTCGGTACACTTCCGCCCAAGATGATGGCCCCCAACTCTTCGGCTTCGAAAACGAGGTCCGCGAGGTGGTGCATATCGTCCACGAGGTCCAGATGAAAGTCGTGATCCTGGGAGTGTATCCACACTTGCAGGCCGACCATCGAGTCCAGTATTCCCGGCGAGTATACCGGTACCCCTTCGTCGGCCGCAGCCTTGAGGAAGCCGCTTTCGAGCCTCTTTCCCATCTCCCACAGCAGCTCTCGGCAGGATACCCGCCCCGAGAGATCTGAGAGGACTTCCCGCATGAAGCGCTCGAACTCCTCGAACTCTTCGGTCGGTATGTGAGTATCGTGAACCCGACCATACCCGTCGACGTTGCGCTCTCCCAGGCACACGTGGATACCACCTAGGGCGTCCAGTGCGTCGTGAACTACGTTGGCACCGGACGTGATCACGGCGTCGACGAGGCCCTCACGGATGAGTCGCTCGAAGAGCTCGCTAAGTCCACCCACCACCGCGGGGCCGGCTACGGTGAGGAGGACCGTGACATCGTCCGAAGACCACATCTTCTCCAGAACCCGTGCCGCTCTGCCCAACCTTCCGGCGCCTAACACGCCGACTCGTTCCATCTCTCGCAGGAACCCATCGAGGTCCATGTCACTTCGATACCTGAACGTTTCACGCTTCACCTTTCAGCCACTCCCTTGAGGTACTCGCTCACCAGGCGGGCGGTCGTCACCGGCGACACGTGACCTTCGACCGTGGGACAGAGCTCGACTATATCCAGGTGAGCACGCTTCCGACCGGCCCATCTCAAGATGTCGGCGCAGAGGTTGTACGGAAATCCTCCTGGTTCCGGGGTGGTGACCCCCGGGACTACGGACGGGTCCAGGACGTCGAGATCCAGCGACACATAATCCACGTCGTCGATTACCTCGGTTATATCTTCGTGATCGACGGAGACCAGGTGTTCATGCTCGCGGAACACGTCGTATTCTTCACGGGACCAACTCCTGACACCTACCAAGAACACTTCGTCGACGATCTCCAGACAGGCCCGTAGGGCCCCGTCGTGACGTTCGGATCTACGGAGGTCCGGGTGAGCGTCCAGCCAGAGCAAACGCCGTGGAGTGAGTTCCTGAACGATTTCGGGCGTGATGGAGTGATCGCCGCCGAGCACTAAGAATACCTCGGGTTCGCTTTCAGGCTCGAATTCCCTGAGGTTCCCCTCGTCTACCAGGGTCAGGATTTCCAGCGGGTCACCGACCTCCGGGTCGTAAAAGTCTAGGGTGGAAGCTGCCAACCTCACGGCGTCTGGAGCTTCGGCTTGCCCGGTCGGGTACCCTGGGAGCACGCGCTCCCTGGGAAGTCCTACCACGGCTACATCTGGGGATTTCACGTCGTCGGATGAAAACGAGAGTGGGAAGCGGGGCTCACTCCTCCTCCTTGATTCCAACAATTTTACGCTTGCCCGCTGCCTCCATGTACTCTACCATGGTTCCAGGCTCGAGTTGTGAGGCGAGTTCCTCGTCCTCCGGCTTCTGAACCTCGAAAGTCTCATAGGTTTCCATATCCATCAACTGCACCGTATCGCCCATATCGGATACTACTTGGGCTGTCTTCCGCTCGATCACCGGTACGTCCACTTTCGCGTCCACTGGTTTAGTAAGCGTGCGCTTCTTGCCGTCAAACAGTCCCACCGCTACAATCCGAGCCTTCGCCGAACCGTGCTTGCCCGGTGAGGACGTGGTGTACTCCACGATCTTACACGGCTCGTCGTCGATCATGATGTACTTGCCCTTCTTAAGCTGCCTAACCTCGACTTTCTTCACGGCCACATCCAGAACCCCCTTCCCGGGGTGCTACGGCGCGAGCGAGATCCCTCCTAATAAGCTTCGCGAGGGGATGAGATTGCTGGGGGTACCTAAGAAGTACGCCCTAGTGTCCGGAACTGGCGAGGCGGATACGTCCCTTGCGGCCTTCGACGCCGCGCTGATCGACGCGGGGATAGGTGATTGCAACCTCGTGGAACTGTCCAGCATACTCCCCCCGAACGCTGAGGAGGACGACCTCCCGGAGCTCCCACCCGGGTCCATAGTGCCGGCCGTAGTAGCGAAGGCCGTGGGACGCGGCCGGGTGTCGAGCTGCATCTGTGTAGGGAGACTGGAGTCCGGCCTCGGAATCGTTTCGGAACGGGCCGCCGCCGACAGCGTAGAAACCGTTCGGAGACTCGCTAAGAGGGACGTCGAGGAAATGGCTAGACTCCGCGGTGAGAAGCTCGTGGATGTGCGCACGGTCACGGCTTCTACCGAGCCCGAGGACGCGGAATGGGCGGCGGCGGTGGCGGCGGTGGTCTTCTGGGGGTGATCTCGAGTGAGAGAGACCGTCGAGAAGATCGTCAAGGAGCGGGTTTTACCGGAGGTATCCAAGGTACGTCGCGGTTGGGTCGAAGTCGGTAGGGGAGCGGACGGGACTCCGACGATGCGGGTGGACGAAATAGCAGAGCGGGAGTTCCTCCGCGGGTTAGAAGAAGAAGGCGTGGACGCGAGGGTAATCAGCGAGGAATCCGGTGAGATGCGTGTGGGTGAGGCCCCCGAGGTAACGCTGGTTCTAGATCCGCTCGACGGCTCACACAATGCCAGTCGCGGTCTTCCGTTCTACTGTGTTTCAGTCGGTATCGCCGATCCGGAGGCCGAGACCCTAGACGACGTGGAAGAAGGCTTGGTGATTTCGGAACTGCTGACCTTCGGCCCAGGTGACGTCGAAGAAAAGCCGGTAGTGGAACGCCCGCTGGTTTCGGCCTACTACTACGGATCGGACCGGATGCCGGTCGAGTTCTCTCGAGGTCGTTTCAAGCTCCGTTGCTTGGGGGCAGTAGCCTTGGAGCTGGCTTTAGTAGGGAAAGGAGCTCTGGACGGGTTCGTGGACGTTCGAGGCAGTCTGCGCCCCACGGACGTAGCGGGAG
Above is a window of Methanopyrus sp. SNP6 DNA encoding:
- a CDS encoding arginase family protein; this translates as MLESRRRSEPRFPLSFSSDDVKSPDVAVVGLPRERVLPGYPTGQAEAPDAVRLAASTLDFYDPEVGDPLEILTLVDEGNLREFEPESEPEVFLVLGGDHSITPEIVQELTPRRLLWLDAHPDLRRSERHDGALRACLEIVDEVFLVGVRSWSREEYDVFREHEHLVSVDHEDITEVIDDVDYVSLDLDVLDPSVVPGVTTPEPGGFPYNLCADILRWAGRKRAHLDIVELCPTVEGHVSPVTTARLVSEYLKGVAER
- a CDS encoding deoxyhypusine synthase family protein, giving the protein MKRETFRYRSDMDLDGFLREMERVGVLGAGRLGRAARVLEKMWSSDDVTVLLTVAGPAVVGGLSELFERLIREGLVDAVITSGANVVHDALDALGGIHVCLGERNVDGYGRVHDTHIPTEEFEEFERFMREVLSDLSGRVSCRELLWEMGKRLESGFLKAAADEGVPVYSPGILDSMVGLQVWIHSQDHDFHLDLVDDMHHLADLVFEAEELGAIILGGSVPKHFAMGAAMLRGGLDYAVQITMDRPETGSLSGAPLEEGKSWEKVREDADVVTIVGDYLVIFPLLASGVMQRLGIV
- a CDS encoding pyruvoyl-dependent arginine decarboxylase, whose product is MLGVPKKYALVSGTGEADTSLAAFDAALIDAGIGDCNLVELSSILPPNAEEDDLPELPPGSIVPAVVAKAVGRGRVSSCICVGRLESGLGIVSERAAADSVETVRRLAKRDVEEMARLRGEKLVDVRTVTASTEPEDAEWAAAVAAVVFWG
- the pyrF gene encoding orotidine-5'-phosphate decarboxylase, which encodes MLEPDTRLIVALDVSPDRAVEIAETLDGYVDGFKVGYEVVLAEGVAGIERVAGVLEESFLLVDLKTADIPEISRSIVERVSEAGADATIIHGFVGPDVVEECARVLPVFVVATMSHPGAREFYDRACQDIVKACDDIDGVIGYVAPATRPERVLEVRKITDKLIVSPGVGAQGAAPGDGVRAGADFEIIGRAITEAQDPIEAAKDLVRAMMTSRPAER
- a CDS encoding CooT family nickel-binding protein, whose amino-acid sequence is MCEFTVKLGGEVIAEDVLYLEVMEDGVLLRDVMGEEKVVESARIKRIDMDEHVVELER
- a CDS encoding translation initiation factor IF-5A encodes the protein MAVKKVEVRQLKKGKYIMIDDEPCKIVEYTTSSPGKHGSAKARIVAVGLFDGKKRTLTKPVDAKVDVPVIERKTAQVVSDMGDTVQLMDMETYETFEVQKPEDEELASQLEPGTMVEYMEAAGKRKIVGIKEEE
- a CDS encoding inositol monophosphatase family protein — encoded protein: MRETVEKIVKERVLPEVSKVRRGWVEVGRGADGTPTMRVDEIAEREFLRGLEEEGVDARVISEESGEMRVGEAPEVTLVLDPLDGSHNASRGLPFYCVSVGIADPEAETLDDVEEGLVISELLTFGPGDVEEKPVVERPLVSAYYYGSDRMPVEFSRGRFKLRCLGAVALELALVGKGALDGFVDVRGSLRPTDVAGAFGAARGELAFIFARSGRELDPSEIPLRPDFRFELATARSEDEARELFEALKEDVGVRVVQCLFGKHPEGLSEHTLCGKLGEECCELAHAVGKGEGYGEELADVFALVMNLANELDVDVLTELRRKFRRVFECSDRRSSV